One genomic segment of Bradyrhizobium prioriisuperbiae includes these proteins:
- a CDS encoding ABC transporter ATP-binding protein gives MDSGGEGVDIRSASKSYGAVRALDDVTLRIEPREFVSLLGPSGSGKTTLLGLLGGFIQPSSGSIHFGGRDVTQVPPHKRDIGVVFQNYALFPHMSVGENVAFPLRARRLPRASWPEKVRAALTMVDLSGYEERGIAQLSGGQRQRVALARAMIFEPRLILMDEPLSALDKQLRESMQIELRGLHRRIGATIIYVTHDQREALTMSDRVAVLKGGRLVQVDRPAQLHDHPADSFVASFIGEASLLPVRRLDCSSVALGPTVLRSARAIPDSDALILAVHSEKLLIDDGDGDGVRNRLTGQVTDVVYQGESLRIFLTLPDGTALSLRQPSHHEACRRIPSVGGNLTVTLHPEDIIVVPEARI, from the coding sequence TTGGACAGCGGTGGCGAGGGCGTCGATATCAGGTCCGCAAGCAAGAGCTACGGCGCGGTCCGCGCGCTCGACGATGTCACGCTTCGTATCGAACCCCGCGAATTCGTCTCCCTGCTGGGACCATCCGGCTCCGGCAAGACCACGCTGCTCGGCCTGCTCGGCGGCTTCATCCAGCCCTCGTCCGGCTCGATCCATTTCGGCGGCCGGGACGTCACGCAGGTGCCACCGCACAAGCGCGACATCGGCGTCGTATTCCAGAACTACGCGCTGTTTCCGCACATGAGCGTCGGCGAGAATGTCGCTTTCCCGCTGCGCGCACGACGACTGCCCAGGGCGAGCTGGCCGGAGAAGGTGCGCGCGGCGCTGACGATGGTCGACCTCTCGGGCTACGAGGAACGCGGCATCGCCCAGCTCTCCGGTGGCCAGCGCCAGCGTGTCGCGCTGGCACGGGCGATGATCTTCGAACCGCGCCTGATTCTGATGGACGAGCCGCTGTCGGCGCTCGACAAGCAGTTGCGGGAATCGATGCAGATCGAACTGCGTGGCCTGCACCGTCGGATCGGCGCGACCATCATCTATGTCACCCATGACCAGCGCGAGGCGCTAACCATGAGCGACCGCGTCGCCGTGCTGAAGGGCGGGCGCCTGGTCCAGGTCGACCGGCCGGCGCAGTTGCATGATCATCCGGCGGATTCCTTTGTCGCCAGCTTCATCGGCGAGGCGAGTCTGCTGCCGGTCCGCCGCCTCGATTGCAGCAGCGTGGCGCTGGGCCCGACCGTGCTGCGCAGCGCACGGGCGATTCCGGACAGCGATGCGCTGATCCTGGCGGTGCATAGCGAAAAGCTGCTGATCGACGACGGCGACGGCGACGGCGTACGTAATCGCCTCACCGGGCAAGTCACCGACGTCGTCTATCAGGGCGAGAGCTTGCGCATTTTTCTCACCCTGCCCGACGGCACCGCGCTGAGCCTGCGCCAGCCCAGTCATCACGAGGCCTGCCGCCGCATTCCATCCGTCGGCGGCAACTTGACCGTCACGCTCCATCCCGAAGACATCATCGTCGTGCCGGAGGCACGGATTTGA
- a CDS encoding HAD family hydrolase, whose protein sequence is MSFSNFKVLTFDVVGTLIDFETGVLDSVRKISGRGAAELSDDQIFESYKRGREAHPERSSEVMFHVYRLLANELDLPAEDSACDAFQLAVLRWKPFVDSVDALKRLRTKFRLVAMTNADRVALSCYAHALGDPFDDTVCADETGVAKPNPEFFAYTKGRQSAFGYKQSDILHVAQSQYHDIGIARQLGYKVCWIERRQGMAGFGGSPEVKLTKPDFHFATMKAFADAALGH, encoded by the coding sequence ATGTCCTTCAGCAACTTCAAGGTCCTCACCTTCGACGTCGTCGGCACCCTGATCGATTTCGAAACCGGCGTGCTCGACAGCGTTCGCAAGATTTCCGGACGAGGCGCGGCCGAACTCAGCGACGACCAGATCTTCGAGTCCTACAAGCGCGGCCGCGAGGCACATCCCGAACGATCGAGCGAGGTGATGTTCCACGTTTATCGCCTCCTGGCCAACGAACTCGACTTGCCGGCCGAAGATTCGGCGTGCGACGCCTTCCAGCTCGCGGTGCTGCGCTGGAAGCCCTTCGTCGACTCGGTCGACGCACTGAAACGCCTCCGCACCAAATTCCGGCTGGTGGCGATGACCAATGCGGATCGCGTGGCGCTGTCGTGCTACGCCCACGCTCTGGGCGACCCCTTCGACGACACGGTGTGCGCCGACGAGACCGGCGTCGCCAAGCCGAATCCCGAATTCTTCGCCTATACCAAGGGGCGGCAGTCCGCGTTCGGCTACAAGCAGTCCGACATCCTGCATGTGGCGCAGAGCCAGTATCATGACATCGGGATCGCCCGTCAGCTCGGCTACAAGGTGTGCTGGATCGAGCGTCGCCAGGGCATGGCAGGCTTCGGCGGCTCACCGGAAGTGAAGCTGACCAAGCCGGACTTCCACTTCGCCACCATGAAGGCCTTCGCCGACGCAGCGCTCGGCCACTGA
- a CDS encoding ABC transporter substrate-binding protein, producing MTTAIRSVASRSRFSRHALSVSFGLLAGLSSLPARAADQITFVSQGGAYQKAQTVAILDPAARKLGITINQDSIPDAWPVIKSQVASGTPTWDVVDVPTSYCLRGGEQGLIEKLDVSKIPNAAAMPEAYRSPYSIAYEFYSSVLAYSLKKYSSGAAPNSWADFWDVKKFPGRRALRNHPLATLEAALMADGVASDQLYPLDVDRAFKKLEEIKPAITVWWTSGAQSAQLLNDGEVDMVMAWNGRVSALASEGAKVAYTYNQGVLQSTSLCILKNAPNRETAVQFLNEAVDPLLQANLPLHIDYGPANPKAFDAGVIKADRAVQLPSGPENTRKQALMSYAWWASPAGEAAEKRWVAFMQK from the coding sequence ATGACAACGGCAATTCGTTCGGTTGCATCTCGTTCGCGTTTTTCCCGACATGCGCTGAGTGTTTCGTTTGGCCTTCTGGCCGGACTGTCCAGCCTGCCGGCACGGGCCGCAGACCAGATCACCTTCGTCTCGCAGGGCGGCGCCTACCAGAAGGCGCAGACGGTCGCGATCCTCGATCCGGCCGCCAGGAAACTCGGCATCACAATCAATCAGGACAGCATTCCCGACGCCTGGCCGGTGATAAAGTCGCAGGTGGCCAGCGGCACGCCGACCTGGGACGTGGTCGATGTTCCGACCAGCTATTGCCTGCGAGGCGGCGAGCAAGGTCTGATCGAGAAGCTCGACGTCTCGAAAATCCCGAACGCCGCCGCCATGCCGGAGGCATATCGCAGCCCCTACTCCATCGCCTATGAATTCTATTCCAGCGTGCTCGCCTACAGCCTGAAGAAATATTCGAGCGGTGCTGCGCCGAACAGCTGGGCCGATTTCTGGGACGTGAAGAAATTTCCGGGCCGCCGCGCGCTGCGCAACCATCCACTGGCGACGCTGGAGGCGGCGCTGATGGCCGACGGGGTGGCGTCCGACCAGCTCTATCCGCTCGATGTCGACCGCGCGTTCAAAAAGCTCGAGGAGATCAAGCCCGCGATCACCGTGTGGTGGACGTCGGGCGCACAATCGGCGCAATTGCTGAACGACGGCGAGGTGGACATGGTGATGGCCTGGAACGGCCGCGTCAGCGCGCTCGCGAGCGAGGGTGCCAAGGTCGCCTATACCTACAATCAGGGCGTGCTGCAGAGCACTTCACTCTGTATCCTGAAGAACGCGCCCAATCGCGAGACCGCGGTCCAATTCCTCAACGAGGCGGTCGACCCCCTGCTGCAGGCCAACTTGCCGCTGCATATCGACTATGGCCCGGCCAATCCAAAGGCGTTCGACGCCGGCGTGATCAAGGCGGACCGGGCGGTTCAACTGCCAAGCGGGCCGGAGAACACCCGCAAGCAGGCGCTGATGTCCTATGCCTGGTGGGCGTCGCCGGCGGGGGAAGCGGCCGAGAAGCGCTGGGTCGCCTTCATGCAGAAATGA
- a CDS encoding ABC transporter permease gives MLALASPALLVILLLIVLPVGWLAWQSIYHDGFTLENYRRILSEDIYWRSFALTFEISLLVTTLALLIGYPLAYAANAAPRRWSIVILALVILPFWTSVLVRSYAWLALLQRTGVINQVLQYVGLVDEPLALVHNSFGTVVATVHILLPFMVLPLYAAMQKIPNDLMQAGASLGGGPAHTFWRIFLPLSLPGVLAGTTLVFVLSLGFYITPELLGGGRTIMVSLLVSRNVELYNQWGAASAVGVVLLAGVLAVFLIVSRFIPFDRILAPK, from the coding sequence ATGCTGGCGCTGGCGTCACCGGCCCTGCTGGTGATCCTGCTGCTGATCGTGCTTCCGGTAGGGTGGCTCGCCTGGCAATCGATCTACCATGACGGCTTCACACTGGAGAACTACCGCCGCATCCTCAGCGAAGACATCTATTGGCGCAGCTTCGCGCTGACCTTCGAGATCAGCCTCCTGGTGACGACGCTGGCACTGCTGATCGGCTATCCCCTCGCTTATGCCGCGAATGCGGCGCCGAGGAGATGGAGCATTGTCATTCTCGCGCTGGTGATCCTGCCGTTCTGGACCAGCGTGCTGGTGCGATCCTATGCCTGGCTGGCACTGCTGCAGCGGACCGGCGTGATCAACCAGGTGCTGCAATACGTAGGCCTGGTCGACGAGCCATTGGCGCTGGTCCACAACAGCTTCGGCACGGTGGTGGCGACCGTGCACATCCTGCTGCCGTTCATGGTGCTGCCGCTCTATGCCGCCATGCAGAAGATTCCGAACGACCTGATGCAGGCCGGCGCAAGTCTCGGCGGCGGCCCGGCGCACACCTTCTGGCGCATCTTCCTGCCGCTGTCGCTGCCGGGCGTGCTCGCCGGCACGACACTTGTGTTCGTGCTCAGCCTCGGCTTCTACATCACGCCGGAACTGCTCGGCGGCGGTCGAACCATCATGGTGTCGCTGCTGGTGAGCCGCAATGTCGAACTCTACAACCAGTGGGGCGCAGCAAGCGCCGTCGGGGTGGTGCTGCTGGCTGGCGTCCTCGCCGTTTTCCTGATCGTCAGCCGCTTCATTCCATTCGATCGCATCCTGGCGCCGAAATGA
- a CDS encoding amidase, with the protein MPNDLNWLPAREMVSRFATGDLSPVDVLDATLAQLRTVDPILNAVCLLDEPQGRRLATESAERWRRGAPVGPLDGVPVAIKDTGHVAGWPMRIGSHTTPTAPSTFDTPGVARLREAGAVFFCKTTTPEYGWKGITHGPLTGITRNPWDTSRTPGGSSGGSAALVAAGVMPLATGGDGGGSIRIPAAFSGVFGLKPSYGLVPNLPGPMGTLAVYGGLSRDVADSALLMNVLTRPDPRDSFAIPDRGIDYLDGLDSGVAGLRIAWSPDLGFPVSDPAVVAGLQPALDALVKAGADVQRVPLDLSGAQGTIEVIWAASHAALVRDFDGAQLAALDPGLLRLAVSAQDISTSELQAAYLDMRALSQQMQQFHRDYDLLLTPTIPITAFAAGIDTPDPERFPQWLDWTPLTWPFNLTRQPAASVPCGFVDGLPIGLQIVGPMFSEPTILRASRCVEQACATGARPGLVDRSART; encoded by the coding sequence ATGCCCAACGACCTGAACTGGCTTCCTGCCCGCGAGATGGTCAGCCGCTTCGCCACGGGCGATCTTTCGCCGGTGGATGTGCTGGATGCCACGCTGGCGCAGTTGCGCACGGTCGATCCCATCCTCAACGCCGTTTGCCTGCTGGACGAGCCGCAGGGGCGGCGGCTCGCGACGGAGTCGGCGGAACGCTGGCGGCGCGGCGCACCGGTCGGGCCGCTGGACGGCGTGCCCGTCGCCATCAAGGACACCGGGCATGTCGCGGGCTGGCCGATGCGCATCGGCTCCCACACCACGCCAACCGCGCCCAGCACATTCGACACCCCGGGTGTCGCGCGCCTGCGCGAGGCGGGCGCGGTGTTCTTCTGCAAGACAACCACGCCCGAATACGGCTGGAAGGGCATCACCCACGGCCCGCTGACCGGCATCACCCGCAACCCCTGGGACACGTCGCGCACGCCCGGCGGCTCCAGCGGCGGCTCGGCCGCGCTGGTGGCGGCCGGCGTGATGCCGCTCGCCACCGGCGGCGATGGCGGCGGCTCCATCCGCATCCCGGCGGCGTTCAGCGGCGTGTTCGGACTGAAGCCGAGTTACGGCCTGGTGCCGAACCTGCCGGGGCCGATGGGCACGCTCGCGGTTTATGGCGGCCTGTCGCGCGATGTCGCCGACAGCGCGTTGCTGATGAACGTGCTCACCCGCCCGGACCCCCGCGATTCCTTTGCCATTCCCGATCGCGGCATCGACTATCTCGATGGCCTCGACAGCGGCGTGGCGGGCCTGCGTATCGCATGGTCGCCCGATCTCGGCTTCCCGGTCTCCGATCCCGCCGTCGTCGCCGGCTTGCAGCCGGCCCTCGATGCGCTGGTGAAGGCCGGCGCCGACGTGCAGCGCGTACCGCTGGATCTGTCCGGCGCGCAGGGCACCATCGAGGTGATCTGGGCCGCATCGCATGCCGCGCTGGTGCGTGACTTCGACGGCGCGCAACTGGCGGCGCTCGATCCGGGCCTGCTGCGGCTGGCGGTCTCGGCCCAGGATATTTCCACAAGCGAACTGCAGGCGGCGTATCTCGACATGCGTGCGCTGAGCCAGCAGATGCAGCAGTTTCACCGGGATTACGATCTGCTGCTGACACCGACCATTCCCATCACCGCCTTCGCGGCGGGCATCGATACGCCCGACCCTGAGCGCTTCCCGCAATGGCTCGACTGGACGCCGCTGACATGGCCGTTCAACCTCACCCGCCAGCCCGCGGCCTCGGTGCCCTGCGGATTTGTCGATGGCCTGCCGATCGGCCTGCAGATCGTGGGGCCGATGTTCAGCGAACCAACCATCCTGCGCGCCAGCCGCTGCGTCGAGCAGGCCTGCGCCACCGGCGCGCGGCCGGGGCTGGTCGATCGCAGCGCGCGGACGTGA
- a CDS encoding MmgE/PrpD family protein has product MSKRQLRSRRDILVSASALTALAAFPGCATAAGADITGRLARYMVSARDRALPDAVLVACKHRILDTFGAMVSGARMKPGVLAVDYVRGLGGTEQATVIGASFRTTAINAALANAMCGHADETDDFEPVTKAHPGCAVVPAALAIAEKEGRSGEEFVRAVALGYDLTCRLLMALGPDLVRGSHRSAEGTSSTFGALGGAASLARLDETGMRFAISYAAQQVSGLWSWVKDEDHVEKAFDFAGMGARNGVMAVTMVQAGLTGVSDVLDGTHNLFIALSTDPKPEAMLEGLGSRFYVTETAIKTFSVGYPIQSPLDALLTLRKQHGLTPDNVRDILVKLPTDAMGIVGTSAMPDVSCPHLVALALVKGAVSFTDSHDVGLMRDPAILAQRAKVKLAGDPALMDPAAPRGAIVEVTMTDGRKVEHFTKFPPGTKENPLSTEAVNAKTRDLIAPVLGADRAEKLIDQVNALEKLDDMRQLRPLLIA; this is encoded by the coding sequence ATGTCGAAAAGGCAGTTACGATCACGTCGCGACATCCTCGTGTCCGCCAGCGCCCTCACCGCACTTGCTGCGTTTCCCGGGTGCGCGACGGCGGCCGGCGCCGATATCACCGGACGGCTTGCGCGTTACATGGTATCGGCGCGCGATCGCGCGCTGCCCGATGCGGTGCTCGTCGCCTGCAAGCATCGCATCCTCGACACGTTTGGCGCGATGGTGTCGGGTGCGCGCATGAAACCCGGTGTGCTGGCGGTGGATTATGTGCGCGGGCTCGGCGGCACCGAGCAGGCCACCGTGATCGGCGCCAGCTTCCGCACCACCGCGATCAATGCCGCGCTTGCCAATGCGATGTGTGGCCATGCGGACGAAACCGACGATTTCGAGCCGGTGACCAAGGCGCATCCGGGCTGCGCGGTGGTTCCTGCGGCCCTTGCCATCGCCGAGAAGGAAGGCCGCTCCGGCGAGGAATTCGTGCGCGCCGTGGCGCTTGGCTACGACCTCACCTGCCGCCTGTTGATGGCGCTGGGGCCCGACCTCGTGCGCGGCAGCCACCGCAGCGCGGAAGGCACCAGTTCCACCTTCGGCGCCCTTGGCGGCGCGGCCTCGCTCGCACGCCTCGACGAGACGGGCATGCGTTTCGCCATCTCCTATGCGGCCCAGCAGGTGTCGGGCCTGTGGAGCTGGGTGAAGGACGAGGACCATGTCGAGAAGGCGTTCGACTTCGCCGGCATGGGTGCGCGTAACGGCGTGATGGCCGTCACCATGGTGCAGGCCGGCTTGACCGGTGTCAGCGACGTGCTCGACGGCACCCACAACCTGTTCATCGCGCTGTCGACCGATCCGAAACCAGAAGCCATGCTGGAAGGCCTCGGCAGCCGGTTCTATGTCACCGAGACCGCAATCAAGACGTTCTCCGTCGGCTACCCGATCCAGTCACCGCTGGACGCCTTGCTGACTCTGCGCAAACAACATGGGCTGACGCCGGACAATGTCCGGGACATCCTGGTCAAGCTGCCCACCGACGCCATGGGGATCGTCGGCACCAGTGCGATGCCCGATGTCAGTTGCCCGCATCTGGTCGCGCTGGCGCTGGTCAAGGGCGCGGTGTCGTTCACCGACAGCCACGATGTGGGGCTGATGCGCGATCCCGCCATCCTGGCGCAACGCGCCAAGGTGAAGCTCGCCGGCGATCCCGCCTTGATGGATCCCGCGGCACCACGCGGCGCGATTGTCGAGGTGACTATGACCGACGGACGCAAGGTCGAGCACTTCACCAAGTTTCCGCCCGGCACCAAGGAGAACCCGCTGAGCACGGAAGCCGTCAACGCCAAGACCCGCGACCTGATCGCGCCGGTGCTCGGGGCTGATCGGGCGGAGAAGCTGATTGATCAGGTCAACGCGTTGGAGAAGCTGGATGACATGCGCCAGTTGCGGCCGCTGCTGATCGCGTGA
- a CDS encoding ABC transporter permease: MKTLSPGRIALILFCALGLLYLILPVLIIVPMSFSSTRFLTFPPPSLSLRWYQDYVGNPAWMQATRVTFTVAVLTVLIATPLGVAAAYAITNSKLRIMRLIHMTLMLPLVVPIIITAVGIFFVYARVGLVATMSGLVLANVMLGLPYVITSVVAGLQSFDPAQEMVARSLGMNRLRSFFAVTLPQIKTSVLTGSIFAFISAMDETVVALFISGGQYQPLTKRMFIALRDEIDPTIAAISTLMTAASFLLVLIASTRRKRES, from the coding sequence ATGAAGACGCTATCACCGGGACGCATCGCCCTTATTTTGTTCTGCGCGCTGGGGTTGCTCTATTTAATCCTGCCGGTGCTGATCATCGTGCCGATGTCGTTCTCGAGCACCCGCTTCCTGACGTTTCCGCCGCCATCGCTGTCGTTGCGCTGGTACCAGGACTATGTCGGCAATCCGGCCTGGATGCAGGCCACCCGCGTGACATTCACGGTCGCGGTGCTCACCGTACTGATCGCGACGCCGCTGGGCGTCGCCGCGGCCTACGCCATCACCAATTCCAAGCTGCGAATCATGCGGCTGATCCACATGACGCTGATGCTGCCGCTGGTGGTGCCGATCATCATCACCGCCGTCGGTATCTTTTTCGTCTATGCCAGGGTCGGGCTGGTGGCGACAATGTCCGGGCTGGTGCTCGCCAACGTCATGCTCGGCCTGCCCTACGTCATCACCTCGGTAGTGGCGGGATTGCAGAGCTTCGACCCCGCGCAGGAAATGGTGGCGCGCAGCCTCGGCATGAACCGCCTGCGCAGCTTCTTCGCCGTCACCCTGCCACAGATCAAGACCAGCGTACTGACCGGCAGCATCTTCGCCTTCATTTCGGCGATGGACGAAACCGTGGTGGCGCTGTTCATTTCCGGCGGTCAATATCAGCCGCTCACCAAGCGGATGTTCATCGCGTTGCGCGACGAGATCGACCCGACCATCGCCGCGATCAGCACCCTGATGACCGCCGCCTCCTTCCTGCTGGTCCTGATCGCCAGCACGCGGCGCAAGCGCGAGAGTTGA
- a CDS encoding amidohydrolase family protein, whose product MHRRDLLAGMAGLGLASKLAMPSSRAADEKSIPTIAGPDPETKTPAFKAPPGAVDTHTHIFGPAAVYPFAANRPYSPPDAPLDMFRKLHAAIGVERAVIVNATVHGFDNRVVTDAIAQSGGKYKGVANVNAAMSDGDLAALDKAGIRACRFAFLKRLGGVGDMKVFRSLVDRVAAIGWHVDVYLEAGTIQEFVPLLKALPVTYVIDHMGTISAARGLDDAEFKALLDLQASDEKCWIKITGPERASAAGPPFHDAVPFARRLIDNAPDRVLWGTDWPHPNVKIMPNDGDLVDLIPLYAPDPAVQRKLLVSNPERLFRFEPVT is encoded by the coding sequence ATGCATCGACGCGATCTCCTTGCCGGCATGGCAGGGCTCGGACTGGCTTCGAAATTGGCGATGCCCTCGTCGCGCGCGGCCGACGAGAAAAGCATCCCCACCATCGCCGGACCCGATCCGGAGACGAAGACGCCGGCCTTCAAGGCTCCGCCGGGCGCGGTCGATACCCACACCCACATCTTCGGCCCCGCCGCCGTCTATCCCTTCGCGGCGAACCGCCCCTATTCGCCGCCGGATGCGCCGCTCGACATGTTCCGCAAGCTGCACGCCGCGATCGGCGTGGAGCGCGCCGTCATCGTCAATGCCACCGTGCACGGCTTCGACAACCGCGTGGTCACCGACGCCATTGCGCAGAGCGGCGGCAAGTACAAGGGCGTGGCCAATGTCAACGCCGCCATGAGCGATGGCGATCTCGCTGCGCTCGACAAGGCTGGCATCCGCGCCTGCCGCTTCGCCTTCCTCAAGCGGCTCGGCGGCGTCGGCGACATGAAGGTGTTTCGTTCGCTGGTCGACCGCGTCGCCGCGATCGGCTGGCATGTCGACGTCTATCTGGAGGCGGGGACGATCCAGGAATTCGTGCCACTCCTGAAGGCGCTGCCGGTCACCTATGTGATCGACCACATGGGCACCATCAGCGCCGCCAGGGGTCTCGACGATGCCGAGTTCAAGGCGTTGCTCGATCTGCAAGCAAGCGACGAGAAGTGCTGGATCAAGATCACGGGGCCGGAGCGGGCCTCCGCCGCGGGGCCGCCGTTCCACGACGCCGTGCCCTTCGCCAGGCGTCTGATCGACAACGCACCGGACCGCGTGCTCTGGGGCACCGACTGGCCGCATCCGAATGTGAAGATCATGCCGAACGACGGCGATCTCGTCGATCTCATCCCGCTATATGCACCGGACCCCGCGGTTCAGCGCAAGCTGCTGGTGAGCAATCCGGAGCGGCTGTTCAGGTTTGAACCGGTGACTTGA
- a CDS encoding NAD(P)/FAD-dependent oxidoreductase: MAERWTPKIWSPKIWSPKASAASLWESTARPLRAFPSLSGEIQADVAIIGAGYTGLSAAHHIAKSGLMPVVIEANHPGWGASGRNGGVLTAKFRQSFRSIDTAHGGAMAKRMYEIAHDSVEMVEELVSEFGIAGALLTRSGQVKAAHNRATLQAAVEEAGWMAREMGDTDVRILDAHQVRDETGSSLFVGGVLNPGSGGIHPLNYLRGVAEGVAQRGVPIFQDSPVLQLRRDTGVVIAETPHGAVRARQAVIATNSYSDLTPATRHMQRTLVPFRSAIIATEKLSPNLARCLMPSGRTYTETKRMMRWFRMVDDRVVFGGRGAFGKQDSTAAFEALRKAMIGIFPELTDVPLAFTWSGLVGMTLDSMPHIGRLDDRTLFSMGYNGAGVAMSSLMGRYLADFVRGESPNVGLLDASRLKTIPFYPLREPAIRMVAGWYQFLDAIGR; this comes from the coding sequence GTGGCAGAGCGCTGGACCCCGAAGATCTGGAGCCCGAAGATCTGGAGCCCCAAGGCATCGGCCGCCTCGCTCTGGGAGAGCACCGCGCGGCCATTGCGGGCCTTTCCGTCGCTGTCCGGCGAGATCCAGGCCGACGTCGCTATCATCGGCGCGGGATATACCGGGCTCTCCGCCGCGCATCACATCGCCAAGAGCGGGCTAATGCCGGTTGTCATCGAAGCCAACCATCCGGGCTGGGGCGCGAGCGGCCGCAACGGCGGCGTCCTCACCGCCAAGTTCCGGCAATCCTTTCGCAGCATCGATACCGCCCATGGCGGCGCCATGGCGAAGCGTATGTACGAGATCGCCCACGACTCCGTCGAGATGGTGGAGGAACTGGTGTCCGAGTTCGGCATTGCCGGTGCACTGCTGACGCGGAGTGGCCAGGTCAAGGCGGCGCACAATCGCGCGACGCTGCAAGCCGCGGTCGAGGAAGCTGGCTGGATGGCTCGCGAAATGGGCGACACCGATGTTCGCATCCTCGATGCCCATCAAGTACGCGACGAAACCGGCTCGAGCCTCTTCGTCGGCGGCGTGCTGAACCCCGGTTCCGGCGGCATCCATCCGCTGAACTACCTGCGTGGCGTCGCCGAAGGTGTGGCGCAGCGCGGCGTCCCCATCTTCCAGGACAGCCCGGTGCTCCAGTTGCGGCGCGACACCGGCGTCGTGATCGCCGAGACGCCCCACGGCGCGGTGCGGGCGCGGCAGGCGGTCATCGCCACCAACAGCTATTCGGACCTGACGCCGGCCACACGCCATATGCAGCGAACACTGGTGCCATTCCGCAGCGCCATCATCGCGACGGAAAAATTGTCGCCCAATCTCGCCCGCTGTTTGATGCCGAGCGGCCGCACCTACACCGAGACCAAGCGGATGATGCGCTGGTTCCGGATGGTCGACGACCGCGTGGTATTCGGCGGCCGCGGCGCGTTCGGCAAACAGGATTCGACGGCGGCATTCGAGGCGCTACGCAAGGCGATGATCGGCATTTTTCCAGAACTCACCGATGTGCCGCTGGCCTTCACATGGTCCGGCCTTGTCGGCATGACACTGGATTCCATGCCGCATATCGGCCGGCTCGACGACCGGACACTGTTTTCGATGGGCTACAATGGCGCCGGCGTGGCGATGTCCAGCCTGATGGGGCGCTATCTGGCCGATTTCGTGCGCGGCGAAAGCCCCAATGTCGGCCTGCTCGATGCCAGCCGGCTCAAAACCATTCCGTTTTATCCGCTGCGTGAACCGGCCATCCGCATGGTGGCCGGCTGGTACCAGTTTCTGGATGCGATCGGGAGATAG
- a CDS encoding LysR family transcriptional regulator — MRIDLLGIETFVSIADRGSFHLAAAHLNLSQTALSHRMKRLEDDLGIKLFTRTTRKLALTPAGLELLPKARRMLDDMAASYLQLRQQGREGQTRLAFGCLPTIANHYLPPVLKTVTSNYPDLAIRVFDNSAGEIADLVQKGEAEFGITFVSAHPWDIDIKPLMKEPYVVLCPADHPLARNEAVAWSELEGYPLVRISPQTGNRALIDEALGSRRETMTWRYEVQHVATAVSMVQAGVGLTIVPRLAVVAAAVPGLVARPMRNPSVARTIGIIMRRGLPLSTAGQALVSCLERSLPVDV; from the coding sequence TTGCGCATCGATCTCCTCGGCATCGAAACCTTCGTCAGCATCGCGGACCGCGGCAGCTTCCATCTCGCCGCGGCGCATCTCAATCTGTCGCAGACCGCGCTGAGTCACCGGATGAAGCGGCTGGAGGACGATCTCGGCATCAAGCTGTTCACCCGAACCACCCGCAAGCTGGCGCTGACGCCCGCCGGCCTCGAGCTGCTGCCGAAGGCCCGCCGCATGCTCGACGACATGGCGGCCTCGTATCTGCAATTGCGGCAGCAGGGCCGCGAGGGCCAGACGCGGCTGGCGTTCGGCTGCCTGCCGACCATTGCCAACCATTACCTGCCGCCGGTGCTGAAGACGGTGACGAGCAACTATCCGGACCTCGCCATTCGTGTGTTCGACAACTCCGCCGGTGAAATCGCTGATCTCGTCCAGAAGGGCGAGGCGGAATTCGGCATCACCTTCGTCTCCGCGCATCCCTGGGACATCGACATCAAGCCGCTGATGAAGGAGCCCTATGTGGTGCTGTGCCCGGCGGATCATCCGCTGGCGCGCAACGAGGCGGTGGCGTGGTCCGAGCTCGAGGGCTATCCGCTGGTCCGCATCAGCCCACAGACCGGCAACCGCGCGCTGATCGACGAAGCGCTGGGCAGCCGCCGTGAGACCATGACCTGGCGCTACGAAGTGCAGCATGTGGCGACCGCTGTGAGCATGGTGCAGGCCGGTGTCGGGCTGACCATCGTTCCGCGGCTCGCTGTCGTGGCGGCCGCCGTTCCGGGTCTTGTCGCACGTCCGATGCGCAATCCGTCGGTGGCCCGCACCATCGGCATCATCATGCGGCGCGGGCTGCCGCTGAGCACGGCCGGCCAGGCGCTGGTGAGTTGCCTGGAGCGCAGCCTCCCGGTGGATGTCTGA